Proteins co-encoded in one Vampirovibrio chlorellavorus genomic window:
- the xerA gene encoding site-specific tyrosine recombinase/integron integrase, with the protein MYLMLSEYLDHLSTERGYATNTLEAYERDILEFLSYHDSQRVKLYHISRREVNRYLGELRARNNATASILRKISSIKGFYEWLQIKGVLRDNPLTLLELPKRRKLLPRVLSVSEVSRLLACDQLTLQDKLIVELLYACGLRVSELTALRVKSIDLGGGYIRVVGKGDKERLIPLGDVSLGIVRQYLGETGLQGEDPLLVSFEGKGSLWKTPLNRREVWQRVRDLKYLIGREVSPHTFRHSFATHLLENGADLRVVQELLGHSDISTTQIYTQVSKRHVKLAHRNVFDCNGDGGGSENYGLDN; encoded by the coding sequence ATGTATTTGATGTTATCGGAGTATCTGGATCATTTATCCACGGAGCGGGGCTATGCGACCAACACGCTGGAAGCCTACGAGCGGGATATTCTGGAGTTCCTGAGCTATCACGACAGTCAGCGGGTCAAGCTGTATCACATCTCCCGGCGGGAGGTGAACCGCTACCTGGGAGAACTGCGAGCCCGAAACAACGCCACGGCCTCTATCCTGAGAAAAATCAGCAGCATCAAGGGCTTTTACGAATGGTTGCAGATAAAAGGGGTATTGCGGGATAACCCGTTGACCTTGCTGGAACTGCCCAAGCGGCGCAAGTTGCTGCCCAGGGTCCTGAGTGTTTCTGAAGTCAGCCGCCTGCTGGCCTGCGATCAGTTGACCTTGCAGGACAAGTTAATTGTGGAGTTGCTGTACGCCTGCGGGCTGCGGGTTTCCGAGTTGACGGCCCTGCGAGTCAAATCCATCGATCTGGGTGGCGGGTACATTCGGGTGGTGGGCAAGGGCGATAAGGAGCGACTGATCCCGCTGGGGGACGTCTCGCTGGGGATTGTGCGCCAATATCTGGGGGAAACCGGCCTGCAGGGAGAAGACCCATTGTTGGTGAGTTTTGAGGGCAAGGGCTCCCTGTGGAAAACCCCGCTCAATCGCCGGGAAGTATGGCAACGGGTGCGGGACCTGAAGTACCTGATTGGGCGAGAGGTATCGCCACACACGTTTCGACACAGTTTTGCCACCCACTTGCTGGAGAACGGGGCGGATCTGCGGGTTGTGCAGGAGTTGCTGGGCCATAGCGACATTTCCACCACGCAAATTTATACCCAGGTCAGTAAGCGCCATGTTAAATTGGCCCATCGCAATGTGTTTGATTGCAATGGTGATGGGGGCGGCAGCGAGAATTACGGCCTCGATAATTAG
- the dnaX gene encoding DNA polymerase III subunit gamma/tau, protein MSTDQLDSRPQPRIETYIPLYRKYRPQLFADLVGQEAISQTLGNAINLNKVAHAYLFCGPRGTGKTSTARIFAKSLNCEQGPTVSPCLQCASCTGIAQGNALDVIEFDAASNNGVGDARELIENCQYSSMTGRFKVYIIDEVHMLTTPAFNALLKTLEEPPANVIFIFATTEAHKVLPTIISRCQRFDFNRITTENIVSRLRYIAQQEAIAIDEEALLMIGRHARGGLRDAVGLLDQVSVLSRAQTDKVIGRKDVALFIGNLEEDLLLRLGGAIAERRAADLLHELNELLNRGIEPIQLLKDLTVHFRNLLLVQASGGNTDPELLSLPPDYFNQLSQQAALFPAVEEIPQIIGRLSSVERNVRQSSQPQLWLEVGLIELAYRYEIQLVHDLAERVSRLESQLAGGLPASAPGPAAGHAPVTSALPPKPTGNPSPAKEPAPVAMASAPVAPVLTPSAPAMSEPIPVTAAPAASAAPVASVTTVPAPVSGSLEALYAQACATIPSLMFRSLIQQQTFPLSQDGDMLVVGCLSEAHLNTVKKPEKIAHLQRAVDKAFGRAMRLELVLKKKKPAGASVTVSEPLSPEVSVPVASGAPEPVAALAPPVSSQASSSTPAPVSASATVVSSVAMAEPAGMTEPNAPTGTAVAEKPVIPFAPAMPKVEETPLIPLNFNAPPQPLPASTSVNAGPPADEDMPPMDMGDPPPFLDEDGPDLAPVSPRASATETLNLAGDPDLSEAKKHAVELLQGRILE, encoded by the coding sequence ATGAGTACCGATCAACTGGATAGTCGTCCGCAACCCCGCATAGAGACTTACATCCCCCTGTATCGCAAGTATCGTCCCCAGTTGTTTGCCGATTTGGTGGGACAGGAGGCCATTTCCCAGACGTTGGGTAACGCTATTAACCTGAACAAAGTGGCCCACGCCTACCTGTTTTGCGGCCCACGGGGAACCGGAAAGACTTCTACCGCCCGTATTTTCGCCAAATCTCTCAACTGTGAGCAGGGGCCCACGGTTTCCCCGTGTTTGCAATGCGCCTCCTGCACGGGGATTGCCCAAGGCAACGCCCTGGATGTCATTGAATTCGACGCCGCCAGTAACAACGGGGTCGGTGATGCCCGGGAGCTGATTGAAAACTGTCAATACAGCTCCATGACCGGGCGCTTCAAGGTCTACATCATCGATGAAGTCCACATGCTGACCACTCCGGCGTTTAACGCCTTGCTGAAGACCCTGGAAGAGCCTCCGGCCAACGTTATTTTTATTTTCGCCACCACGGAAGCCCACAAGGTGCTGCCCACCATCATCAGCCGGTGCCAGCGCTTTGATTTTAACCGTATTACCACCGAGAACATCGTCTCCCGCTTGCGCTATATCGCCCAGCAGGAAGCCATCGCCATTGATGAAGAGGCCTTGCTGATGATTGGGCGTCACGCCCGGGGCGGGTTGCGAGACGCCGTGGGCTTGCTGGATCAGGTGTCTGTCCTCAGCCGGGCCCAGACGGATAAAGTCATCGGTCGCAAGGATGTGGCCCTGTTCATCGGCAACCTGGAAGAAGATCTGCTGCTGCGTCTGGGTGGGGCCATTGCCGAGCGTCGGGCCGCGGATTTGCTACACGAGCTGAATGAACTGCTGAACCGGGGCATTGAGCCCATTCAGCTCTTGAAAGATCTGACCGTGCATTTCCGAAATTTATTGCTGGTGCAGGCCTCGGGGGGAAACACTGATCCCGAGCTGTTATCCTTGCCGCCGGATTATTTTAATCAGCTTTCTCAGCAGGCGGCTTTGTTCCCGGCGGTGGAGGAAATTCCCCAGATTATCGGGCGGCTTTCCTCTGTGGAGCGCAACGTGCGCCAGAGTTCCCAGCCCCAGTTGTGGCTGGAAGTGGGCTTGATTGAGCTGGCCTACCGCTATGAGATTCAGTTGGTTCATGACTTGGCCGAACGAGTGTCCCGCTTGGAAAGCCAATTGGCGGGCGGATTGCCTGCGTCTGCTCCCGGGCCTGCTGCTGGGCATGCTCCGGTGACCTCTGCCCTCCCTCCGAAACCGACAGGGAACCCGTCACCTGCCAAAGAGCCTGCGCCAGTGGCGATGGCTTCAGCTCCTGTTGCGCCGGTGCTTACGCCTTCGGCTCCTGCAATGTCGGAACCAATTCCTGTCACTGCTGCCCCGGCGGCCTCAGCGGCTCCCGTTGCTTCGGTAACTACCGTCCCAGCGCCGGTCAGTGGATCACTAGAGGCCCTGTATGCTCAGGCATGCGCTACCATTCCCAGCCTGATGTTCCGCTCCCTGATTCAGCAGCAAACCTTTCCCCTCAGTCAGGATGGTGACATGCTGGTGGTGGGCTGCCTGAGCGAAGCCCATTTAAACACGGTCAAAAAGCCGGAGAAGATTGCCCACTTGCAGCGGGCCGTGGATAAAGCCTTTGGGCGGGCCATGCGTTTGGAATTGGTGCTGAAAAAAAAGAAGCCTGCCGGTGCTTCTGTGACTGTTTCCGAGCCTCTTTCTCCAGAGGTCTCTGTGCCGGTAGCCAGTGGGGCTCCGGAGCCGGTGGCGGCTCTCGCCCCGCCTGTCTCTTCGCAAGCATCGTCTTCTACCCCAGCCCCTGTCTCTGCATCGGCCACAGTTGTTTCCTCGGTGGCCATGGCGGAGCCTGCCGGTATGACCGAGCCAAACGCCCCCACGGGCACCGCCGTAGCGGAGAAGCCGGTCATTCCCTTTGCCCCGGCCATGCCCAAGGTTGAGGAAACCCCGCTCATCCCCCTGAATTTTAACGCCCCGCCTCAGCCATTGCCAGCTTCTACCTCCGTGAACGCTGGCCCCCCGGCGGATGAGGACATGCCGCCCATGGACATGGGGGATCCGCCCCCTTTTTTGGATGAGGATGGGCCTGATTTGGCCCCGGTTTCCCCGCGCGCTTCGGCGACCGAAACGCTTAATCTGGCGGGCGATCCGGATTTGAGCGAGGCCAAAAAGCATGCCGTGGAGTTACTGCAAGGGCGCATTCTGGAGTAA
- a CDS encoding ATP-binding protein has translation MWKAKVFSSENKILLLVITSISVSFLIVAFGIYTNYNNSLADNYDRFANMITEVVSVGGVERLSSSNPEFGVKRFADDMVAGSEDIAAIEFYDKSGRLIYKSAKPLSVAESKTMTDYVAPLRRVLHDDMEPEEVGTVHVKLTGKTLRDIKVATGNIIIWVFLSAWFISVLAVSLNTYILSKHLRTFVRGVKRLSTGDFGYKILEHDLWGELKTLAESFNDMSMRLRAYEDQNLETITFERNKLKAILLSIADGVVVCDMQAKVAIINDAACDMLGYKSSEWALGSNLKDYTTESGTRCFEPIIADFEKVLADKQTPLPPLFIHKLEVPGTTLKIMLSPIQDTEGDMLGFVLIMHDVTKETEVDKMKTSFISNVSHELRTPVTTIKSYVDTIYNHGKDLDAETYDEFIETINTETDRLKKLVNDILDFSRLDEGAVVLERELADMTPVINLTVQSVKVLADQKKITLSTAIESGLPKLYINSDSIERVLRNLLSNAIKYTDEGGRIRVRAEVTEIGDALEVSVQDTGSGIAEEHLPHLFDRFYRVENKVHTVKGTGLGLHLVKVAIENHHGGEVFVKSEVGVGSTFGFRIPLGEPGADLPGEGARALPA, from the coding sequence GTGTGGAAAGCTAAAGTTTTCTCTTCGGAAAACAAGATTTTATTACTGGTCATTACCAGTATTTCGGTGTCGTTTTTAATTGTGGCCTTTGGCATTTACACCAACTACAACAATTCGCTGGCCGATAACTACGATCGCTTTGCCAACATGATTACCGAGGTGGTTTCCGTGGGCGGGGTGGAGCGGCTCTCCTCCAGCAATCCGGAATTTGGGGTAAAACGTTTTGCCGATGACATGGTGGCGGGCAGTGAGGACATTGCGGCCATTGAGTTTTACGATAAAAGCGGACGACTGATTTACAAAAGCGCCAAGCCCTTGTCTGTGGCTGAAAGCAAGACTATGACCGATTATGTGGCCCCCCTGCGGCGGGTGCTGCACGATGACATGGAGCCGGAAGAGGTGGGCACGGTTCATGTGAAGCTGACCGGCAAAACCCTCCGGGATATCAAAGTCGCCACGGGTAATATTATTATCTGGGTCTTTTTAAGCGCCTGGTTTATTTCGGTGCTGGCCGTATCGCTCAACACTTATATTCTCAGCAAGCACCTGCGCACTTTTGTGCGGGGGGTTAAGCGCCTTTCCACCGGAGATTTTGGCTATAAAATCCTGGAGCATGACCTGTGGGGCGAGTTGAAAACGCTGGCCGAATCTTTCAACGATATGTCCATGCGCTTGCGGGCCTATGAGGATCAGAATCTGGAAACCATCACCTTTGAGCGCAACAAGCTCAAGGCCATTCTGCTCAGTATCGCCGATGGGGTGGTGGTGTGCGATATGCAGGCCAAGGTGGCCATTATCAACGATGCCGCCTGCGATATGCTGGGCTATAAATCCAGCGAATGGGCCCTGGGCAGCAATTTAAAGGACTACACGACCGAGAGCGGAACCCGCTGCTTTGAGCCCATCATCGCGGACTTTGAAAAAGTGCTGGCCGACAAGCAAACCCCCTTACCCCCCTTGTTTATCCATAAGCTGGAAGTGCCGGGTACCACACTGAAGATCATGCTCTCTCCCATTCAGGATACGGAGGGCGACATGCTGGGCTTTGTGCTGATTATGCACGATGTGACCAAGGAAACCGAAGTGGATAAGATGAAAACCAGCTTCATTTCCAACGTATCCCACGAGTTGCGCACCCCGGTGACCACCATCAAAAGTTACGTGGATACCATCTACAACCACGGGAAAGATTTGGACGCCGAAACTTACGACGAGTTTATCGAGACCATCAACACGGAAACGGATCGCCTGAAAAAGCTGGTGAACGATATTCTGGACTTCTCCCGACTGGATGAAGGGGCCGTGGTACTGGAGCGGGAGCTGGCCGATATGACGCCGGTCATCAACCTGACCGTGCAGTCGGTGAAGGTGTTGGCCGATCAGAAGAAGATTACCCTCAGCACGGCCATCGAATCCGGCCTGCCCAAGTTGTACATTAACAGTGATAGCATTGAGCGGGTGCTGCGCAACCTGCTGAGTAACGCCATTAAATACACCGATGAGGGTGGGCGCATCCGGGTGCGGGCGGAAGTCACCGAGATTGGCGATGCCCTGGAAGTCTCCGTCCAGGATACCGGCAGTGGCATCGCGGAAGAGCATCTGCCCCATCTGTTTGATCGGTTTTATCGGGTGGAAAACAAGGTCCACACGGTGAAAGGCACCGGGCTGGGCTTGCATCTGGTGAAAGTGGCCATTGAGAATCATCATGGCGGTGAGGTATTCGTTAAAAGCGAAGTGGGCGTGGGGAGTACTTTTGGCTTCCGCATTCCCTTGGGAGAGCCCGGGGCAGACTTACCGGGAGAGGGCGCCAGGGCTTTACCCGCCTGA
- a CDS encoding pilus assembly FimT family protein gives MRCSPPMLPSTALGFTLAELLVSLAILGVIATFAIPKLVSTQQAATNKARAKEVAAMITGAYQKAQQDGIVTSNTKSSDLIPYINYVAQITDGRLIDSIRGFTSRTCDAANPCVSLHGGGILWFQNTYWFGGSSTLNVIEFDFDPDGTYSGSSADSPGKSVQFTLYYNGLLTTRGQPKPNSCDNTGCTINPGNFDPSWFNWN, from the coding sequence ATGCGATGCAGCCCTCCCATGCTCCCTTCGACTGCACTGGGCTTCACCCTGGCCGAACTGTTGGTTTCTCTGGCTATTTTAGGGGTCATCGCCACCTTTGCCATTCCTAAACTTGTCAGTACTCAGCAGGCCGCCACCAACAAGGCCAGAGCTAAAGAAGTGGCCGCCATGATTACCGGCGCCTATCAAAAAGCGCAGCAGGACGGCATTGTTACCAGCAACACCAAATCCTCCGACTTGATACCTTACATAAATTACGTCGCGCAGATTACCGATGGTCGATTGATTGATTCCATCCGCGGGTTCACCTCCAGAACCTGCGATGCAGCTAATCCTTGTGTCTCTTTGCATGGCGGCGGTATCCTCTGGTTTCAGAATACTTACTGGTTTGGAGGCAGCAGCACACTCAATGTCATTGAGTTTGACTTTGACCCAGATGGAACTTACAGCGGCAGTTCCGCAGACAGTCCTGGCAAATCAGTTCAATTCACCCTTTATTACAATGGCCTTCTCACCACACGAGGACAGCCCAAACCCAATAGTTGTGATAATACCGGGTGTACCATCAATCCCGGTAACTTCGACCCATCCTGGTTCAACTGGAACTAG
- a CDS encoding diguanylate cyclase — MTAPQQDDSRKLKLQKILNLLAKGTLTTVVVALILVTFLLAGIDRMVAQLELKTYDLRAQMQWGEVTKRPSPDILILQFDDSSLNVLNDEFGVWPWPRDVHARMIHFLNRTGVRSLIYDIMFVSHRKGSEDADQKLIDAFKHYNNVFLSMNFDNELLQNQKLGKDMTPKDIENLLPLAVEVRSELNQASANNMLKLERNGRDGTVFFDNDHMTFNHYRSIMDELLLTGRNIGIINHGADFDGVSRSNPLLFRFQYQPFIQTSHRPLTQKGGHWYDSQGNRTDADGYLFARTEYLPVVKLKEGHYEDHNPTEPKAVDAQGYLVDDYGNLIYARQPHYEYKYFPYLGLRAVLDLKFPHQKPVLTLTKDGHLQFTDYDIPLDESGNFLVNWYNVNIRRDEYTQTLRDLKVYYAYLTQTIEETEKQPQKNAKTSGELRQLKLKHQKTESIITLLEAALNSKYVPQPYKMISAWEVIRTMKKEEAGLPLNEEDEALKKLLKNKIIFVGATAVGAYDIKNTSIYPTMPGVVLQANLFDNLYQNDKRYLQRVPPYVNFSLTLLICLLAAWSSFKMRSPLAGVLITANISVLYVLFTIVMYQSQHLWVNVAMPMLCLVITITVTFMLKYFFRNQDYEKTYALATTDSMTNLYNHRFFQDHMRRSVDQANRFKHKFSLLLIDIDFFKKFNDTYGHQAGDEVLRHVARKLKKNVRNVDVVARYGGEEMAIILDRANEEEALAVAEKIVKSVAEEAYAIAEGVAKHVTISCGVATYPTHGEAPSELIEFADGGLYRAKENGRNQVGTQYKTENACMTSKPENTNPTDGYSECVPSEYPSPDTAH, encoded by the coding sequence ATGACGGCCCCCCAGCAGGACGACAGCAGGAAACTGAAACTCCAGAAGATCCTGAACCTTCTGGCCAAGGGAACCTTGACCACCGTGGTGGTGGCCTTGATTCTGGTCACCTTCCTGCTGGCTGGTATTGACCGTATGGTGGCCCAGTTGGAACTCAAAACCTATGATCTTCGAGCCCAGATGCAATGGGGCGAAGTGACCAAGCGGCCCAGTCCCGATATTTTGATTTTACAGTTTGATGATTCCTCGCTCAACGTGCTGAACGATGAGTTCGGGGTGTGGCCATGGCCCCGGGATGTACATGCCCGCATGATCCACTTTTTGAACCGAACCGGGGTGCGCAGTCTCATCTATGACATTATGTTCGTGTCCCATCGCAAGGGCAGTGAGGATGCCGACCAGAAGCTGATAGACGCCTTTAAACATTACAACAATGTTTTCCTGAGCATGAACTTTGACAACGAGCTGTTGCAAAACCAGAAACTGGGCAAGGACATGACCCCCAAGGATATAGAAAACCTGCTCCCACTGGCAGTTGAAGTGCGATCCGAGCTGAATCAGGCTTCCGCCAACAACATGCTGAAGCTGGAGCGAAATGGACGCGACGGCACCGTTTTCTTTGATAACGACCATATGACCTTTAACCACTACCGCAGCATTATGGATGAACTGCTCCTGACCGGGCGCAACATCGGCATTATCAACCACGGGGCCGATTTTGACGGCGTCAGCCGAAGCAACCCGTTGTTATTTCGCTTCCAGTATCAACCCTTCATTCAAACCAGCCACAGGCCGTTGACACAAAAAGGCGGGCATTGGTACGACAGCCAGGGGAACCGGACGGATGCGGATGGTTACCTGTTCGCCAGGACGGAATACCTGCCGGTGGTCAAACTGAAGGAGGGGCACTACGAGGATCACAACCCCACCGAGCCCAAGGCGGTCGACGCGCAGGGGTATCTGGTGGACGACTACGGAAACCTGATCTACGCCCGGCAACCACACTATGAATATAAATACTTTCCATACCTGGGCTTACGGGCCGTTCTGGATTTAAAATTTCCCCATCAAAAACCGGTGCTGACCCTCACCAAGGATGGGCACCTCCAGTTTACCGACTACGACATCCCACTGGATGAGAGCGGGAACTTCCTGGTGAACTGGTATAACGTAAACATCCGGCGGGATGAGTACACCCAAACCCTTCGGGATCTAAAGGTCTACTACGCCTATTTGACTCAAACCATTGAAGAGACTGAGAAGCAACCCCAGAAGAACGCCAAGACCTCCGGGGAACTCCGCCAACTCAAACTCAAGCACCAAAAAACCGAATCGATCATCACGCTGCTGGAAGCGGCCCTGAACAGCAAATACGTTCCCCAGCCCTACAAAATGATCTCCGCCTGGGAAGTCATTCGCACCATGAAAAAAGAAGAGGCCGGACTGCCGCTGAATGAAGAGGATGAAGCCCTCAAAAAACTGCTTAAAAACAAAATTATTTTCGTAGGGGCCACCGCCGTAGGGGCCTATGACATCAAAAACACCTCTATCTATCCCACCATGCCCGGCGTGGTGCTGCAAGCCAACCTGTTTGACAACCTCTATCAAAACGACAAGCGGTATCTACAGCGGGTGCCTCCCTATGTCAACTTCTCCCTGACCCTGCTCATTTGTTTGCTAGCGGCATGGAGTTCTTTCAAAATGCGCTCACCGCTGGCTGGCGTACTGATCACAGCCAATATCTCGGTGCTGTACGTGCTGTTTACCATTGTCATGTATCAATCCCAACACCTGTGGGTCAACGTGGCCATGCCCATGTTGTGTCTGGTCATCACCATTACAGTCACCTTTATGCTCAAGTACTTTTTCCGCAACCAGGATTATGAAAAAACATACGCCCTGGCCACCACCGACAGCATGACCAACCTTTACAACCACCGCTTCTTTCAGGATCACATGCGCCGCTCCGTGGATCAGGCCAATCGTTTCAAGCACAAATTCTCACTGCTGTTAATTGATATCGACTTCTTCAAGAAGTTTAACGACACCTACGGACACCAGGCCGGGGATGAAGTGCTGCGACACGTGGCCCGAAAACTGAAAAAGAACGTGCGCAACGTAGATGTGGTGGCTCGCTACGGCGGCGAGGAAATGGCCATCATTCTGGATCGTGCCAACGAAGAGGAGGCTTTGGCCGTGGCGGAGAAAATCGTCAAATCCGTGGCGGAAGAGGCCTACGCCATTGCGGAAGGGGTGGCCAAGCACGTCACCATCAGTTGCGGGGTGGCCACCTATCCCACCCATGGCGAGGCACCCTCCGAACTCATCGAATTTGCCGATGGCGGACTGTACCGGGCCAAGGAGAACGGACGGAACCAGGTGGGCACCCAGTACAAAACGGAAAACGCTTGTATGACGTCAAAACCAGAAAATACAAATCCCACAGATGGCTATAGTGAATGCGTGCCAAGCGAGTACCCCTCACCGGACACAGCCCATTAA
- a CDS encoding SAM-dependent methyltransferase: MHEFQPKDSQLSVEENLETLLQSTSHGQELLAHLQTALPSPLDLLLKPGLGSLLGHVTTQQALPEEEAVFKPARTILGQECRLSESLLWDMQEQFYREAGISAWEQNVPLFITNSAYIAESYAEMVLAFVEDYFEHLDLSEPLTIIELGTGTGRFSHHMLKELESKLASFTKYQSVRIRYVMTDFTDSNPTFWEQHERLRPFVDKGMLDFAVFNPLANDSVTLRMSGEMLAPGSLKNPVIAIANYFFDTIKQDVFRIESKVLKEGLVTLERNLEGVDPESSPQLSEITPVYNYKDLRSDQYYDDARLNAILKHYRHTVRNGSILFPIGAFQVIKNLEALSDKGLMVISSDKAYTSVEEMTRFYRHDYARHEGAFSYMVNYDAIGQYFLNQDGHYFHTEGSSLSVHTVCCLKLNTPAQKFEHLDYLYRHKLNRANTINSVCAAMPGREEYGSAAYIQQLLSHIRLNLCDPRVFLAMGQQLVDALPQALHSQVADLKQLMEQTWQNYYFYPGEVNIPFWFSQIYYGMGEYDKSNKALDDAIHYYGQHEALYYLKGQNYEQLQQWHKARAAYECALVMKPDFPEATAALKQVEARLKDKP; this comes from the coding sequence ATGCATGAATTTCAGCCTAAGGATAGTCAGCTTTCGGTGGAAGAAAACCTGGAGACTTTGTTACAATCCACCTCTCACGGTCAGGAACTACTGGCTCATTTGCAAACGGCCTTGCCCAGCCCACTGGACCTTTTGTTAAAACCCGGTTTGGGCTCCTTGTTGGGTCATGTGACCACGCAACAGGCTTTGCCAGAGGAAGAGGCCGTTTTCAAGCCGGCCAGGACCATCCTGGGTCAGGAGTGTCGCCTGTCGGAATCTTTGTTGTGGGACATGCAAGAGCAGTTTTACCGGGAGGCGGGCATTAGCGCCTGGGAACAGAATGTACCGTTGTTTATTACCAACAGCGCTTATATTGCCGAATCCTACGCTGAAATGGTTCTGGCTTTCGTGGAGGATTACTTTGAGCATCTGGATTTGAGCGAACCTCTGACCATTATTGAACTGGGTACCGGCACGGGACGATTCAGCCACCACATGCTGAAGGAACTGGAAAGCAAGCTGGCCAGCTTTACCAAGTATCAGTCCGTCCGAATTCGCTACGTGATGACCGATTTTACCGATAGCAACCCTACTTTCTGGGAGCAGCATGAACGGTTGAGGCCTTTTGTGGATAAAGGCATGCTGGATTTTGCCGTTTTCAATCCGCTGGCCAATGATTCCGTGACCCTGCGGATGAGTGGTGAGATGTTAGCCCCCGGTTCTCTGAAAAACCCGGTAATTGCCATCGCCAACTACTTCTTCGATACTATTAAGCAGGACGTGTTCCGGATTGAATCCAAGGTGCTGAAAGAAGGATTGGTGACTCTGGAGCGCAATCTGGAAGGGGTCGATCCGGAATCCTCCCCCCAGCTCAGCGAGATTACGCCGGTCTACAACTACAAGGATCTCCGCAGTGATCAGTATTACGATGATGCTCGCCTGAACGCCATTTTAAAGCACTACCGGCATACTGTTCGTAATGGCAGTATTTTATTTCCCATCGGTGCTTTCCAAGTTATCAAGAACCTGGAAGCCTTGTCTGATAAGGGTTTGATGGTGATTTCCTCGGACAAGGCCTATACCAGCGTGGAAGAGATGACCCGGTTTTACAGGCATGACTATGCCCGCCACGAGGGTGCCTTCTCCTACATGGTAAACTACGACGCCATTGGCCAGTACTTTTTGAACCAGGACGGCCATTATTTCCACACAGAAGGCAGCAGTCTCAGTGTCCATACGGTTTGCTGCCTGAAATTAAACACCCCGGCGCAGAAGTTTGAACACCTGGATTATCTGTATCGTCATAAATTGAACCGGGCCAACACCATTAACAGTGTATGCGCCGCTATGCCCGGACGGGAAGAATACGGGAGCGCCGCTTATATCCAGCAGCTGTTGTCCCACATTCGTTTGAACCTGTGCGATCCCCGGGTGTTTTTGGCCATGGGCCAGCAATTGGTGGATGCCCTGCCTCAAGCCTTGCACTCTCAGGTGGCGGATTTGAAGCAGTTGATGGAGCAGACCTGGCAGAATTATTATTTCTATCCCGGTGAGGTCAACATTCCCTTCTGGTTTTCACAGATCTACTATGGCATGGGCGAGTATGACAAAAGCAACAAGGCGCTGGATGATGCCATCCACTATTACGGTCAGCATGAGGCTTTGTACTACCTGAAAGGGCAGAACTATGAGCAGTTACAACAGTGGCATAAAGCCCGGGCTGCCTACGAATGTGCTTTGGTGATGAAGCCTGATTTTCCGGAAGCCACTGCCGCCCTGAAGCAGGTGGAGGCGAGGCTTAAAGACAAACCATAG
- a CDS encoding VWA domain-containing protein: MNWHDLSTLYLQWPWMLLLLLLVPLFWWLYLKRLRQRLVRQALNFSYAAVVEQIKTAPPVWKRLLFPGTVSVIMTLMMVALSRPTIVTQVPVNSADIMLVLDISLSMMANDIQPDRLTAARQAAIDFVESLPSDARVGLEFFAGSTYVVTPPIPQHAEVVNYLKALNLKDLKPRTEIGSALQAALQVLSPPDTSGQTPPKTAERPDKKTPDRVIVLLSDGDSHEGFPSELAARQARAANITVYTIGVGSPEGGTITYQGLQLPVNFDETTLRETARLGGGQYFRVFKQDDFRTVYDQIQKRTIHYEQRAVDLAFILAGAGLATLLIALGVAMVCL; encoded by the coding sequence ATGAACTGGCACGATCTTTCCACCCTGTATTTGCAATGGCCCTGGATGCTCCTGCTGTTGCTGCTCGTCCCCCTCTTCTGGTGGCTGTACCTCAAACGCCTGCGTCAGCGACTGGTGCGTCAGGCCCTGAACTTCAGTTACGCCGCCGTGGTGGAGCAAATTAAAACCGCACCGCCGGTGTGGAAACGCCTGCTGTTTCCGGGGACAGTCAGCGTGATAATGACCCTGATGATGGTGGCCCTGTCTCGTCCCACCATCGTAACCCAGGTACCGGTCAACTCGGCCGATATCATGCTGGTACTGGATATCTCGCTGAGCATGATGGCCAACGACATCCAGCCAGATCGCCTCACAGCGGCCAGACAGGCGGCCATTGACTTCGTGGAAAGCCTTCCCTCGGACGCTCGCGTTGGCCTGGAGTTTTTTGCCGGAAGCACCTACGTGGTCACCCCGCCCATTCCCCAGCACGCCGAGGTGGTGAACTACCTGAAGGCTCTGAACCTGAAAGACCTGAAACCCCGCACCGAGATTGGCAGCGCCCTGCAAGCCGCCTTACAGGTGCTGAGCCCCCCGGATACCTCCGGGCAGACACCCCCAAAAACCGCAGAGCGCCCGGACAAAAAGACCCCGGATCGGGTAATTGTGCTACTCAGTGACGGGGACAGCCACGAGGGTTTCCCCTCGGAACTGGCCGCCCGGCAGGCCAGAGCCGCCAACATCACCGTGTACACCATTGGGGTGGGCAGCCCGGAAGGGGGCACCATTACTTACCAGGGGCTGCAACTGCCGGTTAACTTTGATGAAACCACCCTGCGGGAAACCGCCCGTCTTGGGGGGGGGCAGTACTTTCGGGTGTTTAAGCAGGACGATTTCCGCACGGTCTACGATCAAATCCAGAAGCGCACCATTCATTACGAACAGCGCGCTGTGGATTTGGCATTTATACTGGCAGGTGCAGGGCTAGCCACGTTGCTCATCGCGCTGGGTGTGGCTATGGTTTGTCTTTAA